A window of Marinobacter sp. es.042 genomic DNA:
ACGGTTCTGAGATTACTGTCCACTTCCCGGAGCGCGAGGAAAACGGCAACGGCCAAAACCCCGCCAAGCACCAGGACCAGCAGCAGAACAACCGGCCAGGCCCAGGGATCAAACCCGGCGGGCATGTCAATCCGATACAACTCACCGTCGGATAGCTGAACGATCACCCGTCCGCAACCGTCTGATTCGTCGGTGTAGAAGGCGAGGCCCCGCTCGGCGACCTGGTCCAGAACGTCAGAGTCCGGCAGCAGGTCGGCGTCGTCCAGGGGCTGCACTTCGACATTGAGAGACCGGGCCATTTGCGCGGCAACATTGAGACGGTCATCCGCAGAGGCTGAATCAAGATGCCACCGGAATATCAACCCAATGGTTTCTGACACATCCCGATAGGGCTCGTTCAGACGCAGCTGCAGGATTTCTCCGGTCAGTCCGGTTACCAGAACCCGATACCCTACGTCACTGTCGATGCCAACCACCTGGCCGTAGCCAAGTCGCTCCAGAGCCACCGGTGACAGGTTGAAACGGGAAGCAGCTCCCATGCGAAGATCAACCATCGAACTCAGCCAGTGGTATTGCTGTAATGGTGCCGGGGCCGCAGCCAGCCAGCGCATCAGTGGCTCGGGGAAGCGTTCATGCCAGAATTGGGAGCGCACCGAGTTGATCCCGGTGAACAGCAGGACACACAAAAAAACAACCAGTGCGGTCAGGCCGGCAAGGCGGGCATAAAGCTTGAGGAAGAACTTCAGGGGCATGATACCAACCCTGGCATGGAACACCGGTGTGCGGGCGAATGGCACACCGGCTCCAGAGACTGAATCGTCAGGCTTCCTTTACAAACAGGTAGCCTTTACTACGGACGGTCTTGATGCGTCGCGGATGGATGGGGTCGTCGCCAATCTTGGGTCGAATCCGAGAAACACGAACATCAATGGATCGATCCTGACCATCGTATTCAATACCACGCAAGGCGGTGAAGATTTCTTCCCGGCTAAGCACGCGGCCCGCGTTGCTGGCGAGCAACCAGAGCAAATCAAATTCGGCGCTGGTCAGATCGATGCTTTCTTCACTCAGCCAGGCCTCCCGCATGGAGCGGTCGACAACCAGATCATTGAACTGGAGGCGCACCGGTTCTTCGCCCCCTGCCTCGTCTGCCGACCCCGAGCCGTTTTCGGTCACCCGACGCAGCATGGCGCGAATACGTGCCAGCAGCACCCGGGGTTTGACCGGTTTGCCAATATAGTCATCGGCACCCATTTCCAGACCCAGGACCTGGTCCAGATCGTCGGTTCGGGCAGTCAACATGATGATCGGACCGGAAAAGAAGGGGCGCACCCGACGGCAAATGGAGAGCCCATCCTCGCCAGGCAACATAAGATCCAGAACCACCAGATCCGGCTGCTCGTTACGGATCCGCTCTACCGCGGCACCACCATGAGTTTCCAGGGAGACGGTCAACCCGTTGCTTTCAAGGTATTCGCGGGTTAACTCCGCCAACCGCTCGTCGTCCTCGACAATCAGAATTCGCCAACTTTCGTTTGTCTGTTCCACGCCATCCATCTCTGGTTTTGTTATTCCGGTTTCAGGTCATTCTGTGTACCTGACGATACATGCAACCTGCTGTAACAGCAATTATACATGCTATTCAGAAATATACATGGAACCGCTGCTTCGTTACACCCTGTGACAGAGCTCCCGTAAACACCAATCGGACCCCGATGTCACAGACACGTCACCTGGTGGTCACCGATGTGTCATACCGGCTTCATAGGCTTGTCGGGAAATGGAAACAAAAGAGACGACGCCATGACCACACAAACCGCGAAAGCCCGCCGCAGCGCCCGTCGCCTGAAAACCGACATGACCCGGTGCCCCAGACATGTCGAAGCGGCCCAGCGGCTGCGTTACCGGGTATTTTCGGAGGAATACGGCAGCGACCTGGGCGCACAGACGCCCGGCATCGACGCTGACGAGTTCGATGCAGTGTGTGACCACCTGATCGTTACCGACCTCGATTCGGGCGAACTGGTAGCGACCACACGCATCCTGCACCAGAACGACACCAGAGATGTTGGCGGCTTTTATTCGGCCGGGGAGTTCGACCTGAGCGCCCTCGAGAGACTCCCTGGCACCATAGCCGAGCTGGGGCGCACTTGTGTTCACCCGGATTATCGCAATGGCGCGACCATCAGCCTGCTCTGGTCGGCAGTGGCCGAATATCTGGTTGAGCGCGGTGTTGACTACATGATTGGCTGCGCGAGCATCGGCATGTCTGACGGAGGCCTGAAAGCCTGGCGCATCGCCCGTCACCTCCAGAACGAGTACCTGGCCGATCCGGCGTTTCTGGTAAAACCACTCCGTGCGATGCCACATCTGACCCACACCCGGGACAGCGATCGACCGGTGGACGTTCCCGCGCTGATCCGAGCCTACATGCGTCTTGGTGCCCGTGTCTGCGGTGAGCCCTGCTGGGATCCGGATTTTCGCTGTGCCGACCTGTTGGTTGTGCTGGAGGTCAGTAAACTGGCCGGCCGCTACAGCCGGCACTTCATGCGCTCGGCATCCTGAAGACGGGGATCTGGGATATGAGCTGGCTGAGACTCTGCGTTCGGATCACTGCCTTTATAGCCTTCCTTGCAGCCACCACAATGTTGGCCGCCGCTTTGCGGATCACTGAAATTGTTACCCGCAATGCTATCGACCGGACACCCTGGGCCAGATTCTGTTTCCGCTGGGCCTGTCGGTGCCTGGGACTGACTATACGCCAGCACGGCTCACCTTCCGACGATACCGTTCTGTTCGTCAGCAACCACATCAGTTGGTCAGATATTCCGATTCTGGGAAGCCTGGCACCGATCCGGTTTCTGTCAAAAGCCGAGGTCGGCCAGTGGCCGGTGATAGGCTGGCTGGCACGACAAGCCGGCACGCTCTTCATTCGACGCGGCGGTGGTCAGGCCCGTCGGGTTCGGGACCAGGTCATCGGGAATTTGCGGGCCGGGGACAGTGTCCTGATATACCCGGAAGGAACCACCAGCGCAGGTCTGACGGTATTGCCGTTCCATGGCCTGTTGCTCAAGGCCGGTCCAGAGAGCAGAACGCCGGTACAGCCGATCACCATTGCCTATCGCCGGGAAGGCCGACCCGACCATCTGGCTCCCTTCATTGGTGATGATGAGTTCCACCACCATTTGTTGCGGATGCTAGCCAAGCCTTCTGCCCGGGTCGACGTAGTCTTCCACGAACCTGTGCACCCGTCGGAAAAGATCCCGGCCGGAGAGTTCGCCGCCAGCCTGAGAGAGACCGTTCTGGAAGGACTGACCCGAATATACCGTGGTGAATACGACAGACCGGCAACCGAGTGCCTCAGAACAGGGGACGACCCTGGGCTACCTCATCTTCCGTCGCTTCACGGCGGCCAACGATCTCCAGATCAAAGTACAGGGTAAAGCCCGCCAATGGGTGATTGGCGTCCACCTTAACCAGGTTGCCATCAATCCCGACAACCTGCACGATCTGCGCTTCATCGCCCGTGTTGGTCTGGAACTTCATGCCAATCTGCAGGTTCTCGATACCTTCGAACAGTGAACGTGGCACCTTGCGCACCAGCTCGGGCTTGTGCTCACCGTACGCCATGGCCGGCGGTACCGTTACCTCGAGGCAATCGCCCACGTTGCGGTCTTTCACCGCCTGCTGGATCCCTTCAATAATCTCGGGGCTGCCATAGACAAAGTGCAGGGGCTCACTGCCTTCGGAAGTATCAACCAGCTCGCCGATCTTGTTCTTCAAAACATAGTGAACGGTAAAAACGTCGGGTCTTGCTTGTGAAGCTGTCATCAGGTTTTCGAGTTTCCTGTATCCGGTGGTGTTTCGAGCTGTTGCAGGCCATGAATAACCAGTCGCTGATCCAGCTTGTCCCGCAAGCCTGAAGGGTTACGCAGACCCATGCGCTCAAGCAGGGACCCGTAACGGCCTTCGTCATCCCGGGCCCGGAGGGCCTGTAACAGAGTCGACAGTTTACCACGGCGAGTGGCCGTTGCGGCCTTGAGCCCCTTAAGGGCTTTCCCCAACGTCAGCTCCTCATCGGTAAAGTCCCTGCCAAACGGGAACGGCGGGAACAGGCCAGCATCTCCCGCTGCCGCAACGGCACGACGGATGGCTTGCGGGGTATTGTTACACCAGTCGGCAGGCAGCTTGAACGCAGGATCCACTTTGCCCGCCTTCTGGGCTTTTTTCAGAAGCTCCTGCTGGAACCGGGAGTCTGCAATGCGGATCAGCCTCAGGAAGACCTGCTCGTCGGACTGGCCTCTCAGATCGGCAATCCCGTACTCGGTAATGACGATGTCCCGCAGATGGCGGGGTATGGTGCAATGACCATAATTGAACACGATATTGGACAGTACCTTGCCCTGGGATGATCGGGTGCTGCGCAGCGACAGGATCGAACGTGCGCCCGGCAGCTCGTGAGCCATGGCAACGAAGTTGTACTGGCCACCGACGCCACTAACCACACGACCATCCTCAAGACCATCCGATACGCCGGCACCGTTGAGGGTGTACATCATGGCCGAATTGATGAACCGGCCATGAACGCGCTGCGCCGCTTTCAACTTCTGGTCTCCGAACCGGTGGTCATACAGGTGGTTGATGAAGTTCACGCTGGTCATGCAGATTTTTGCACGCTGCTCGTCGGTCATTTCCCTGAGGTACTGATAAAACTGCTCGGGACCAACGTAAAAACCACCGTGCATGGCGATACCGCCAGTTAGCCGTTCCCCGAGGATGAGAGTTTCGATGGCCTGCCGGGCCTCCGGATTGTCCAGATCACCCTCGACCGACTGATCACCAATACGCAACCGGCCGCCCTTGAACTCGACAGCTTCTTTAAAGATGCCGTGCTGGACCAGCCAATGAACATCCTTTGCCCGCAACGGGCTATCAATCAGCTTTTCGCGGCGCAGCACATCGACGGTGGCGAGAGACACCTCGCTGGGAATATCACCGCGATTGATCAATGTCTGCAGACCGGCGTGATCGTATACCTCACGGGTAAGGATGCCTTCCTGCATCAGGTACAGGAAACCATCCACCATCATTTCACTACAGCCATAAAGCCCCTCCTCGAAGGGGCCGGTGCCACCGTCCTCGCGAACGACGGGGAAATGCTGATCAACCTGGAGATGGTCAAACACCTGCCGCCAGGCCTTATTGTGACTGTGTCTGAGAATGGCGCTGTGGACCAGAGCCGCGCCCAGTGAGCCGATGCCAACCTGGAGCGTACCGCCGTCCTTCAGGAGGGTACTGGCGTAGAATCCGATCAGGTGGTCTTCCGGGCTGACCGACATCTGGGGCGCTGAGAACAGCGGATAGTCTCCCGAAGGCTGATCAAGCAAGACATCGAACCGGTCTGCTTCAATCGCCGCATGATGGCCAAACCAGGGAAGGTTCTGGTTCATCTCGGCCACCAGCGCCACCGGCGTGCCAGCCGCCTCGCGCTCTCGGAGCAGGGGAATCAGGTCCAGCGTCAGATCCGGGTTGCAGCTCAGACTGACCTGGCCGGGCTGCCCATGGGCCTCGCCCGGCGACACCATCTGGGCGACGACATTGACACCCACCGCCATCAAATCGCGAACAGCATGGGTATAGTTGGTACACACGTAATGCCGCTGCTGGGAACGATTGTTCAGGTAACTGCCGGCTTTGAAGAAGAACTCCGAGACCTGAACATTCTCAGGAAGACGGTTTGCCGATACATCCCTGGCATAGGCCAGTTCAGGAATCCGGCCATAGAGGCGCTCAACAAAAGGCCCCATGAAACGCTTTTCCAGTGAGGAACCACCCTTTGGCGCCAAAAGCGACAGTGCTGTCACAATGTGCAGGCGAATCTCCGGATCGTCTTTCGCCCGCTGGTATAGCGCATTAACAAAGCGAACCGGTTTTCCGAGCCCGAGCGGCAAACCGAGAGTAATCTCCTTGCCAACCCGGCGAATCACCTCGTCAACACAGGCGTTCACATCATTTGATAACTGCCCTCTATCACCCGCCATTACCAAGCTCCTTATTGGCTAATCTAACGCGGATGATCACACGAGCATCGGGCACAGACAATGCGCCAGATCATGATTCTGGGGTTTGATGATACTACCGGGTGCGGGAATTTGCGGGGTTCAGAAGTTCCACTTCAGGTTCAGGCAGGCACCCTCGTTCAGGAGCGCAATGCCATGGTCGGCCTGGGCCGGATCTGACGCATAATGCTTGCCGGAGTGCTTCGAACGGGTGAAGGTAAGGCTCAGCAGGCGGGAACCGATTTCGGCGAACGCATCGGAGCTGTCCTCGTCAAAATCACCGGAAACCCGCTCCTGGATTTCGAAAATCTGCTCGCTCGCTGTCTTGCTTTCGACCTGGTCGAAGACGCGCTCGGATGCTTCGGCGCGAACGACGAAAGCAACAAGATTGAGAGCGAGTAACGCAACAAAGATTCGAATAATCATGACACTGCCTGAGACCTTTTTTCCGACGCGGGAGTCTACGGATACCTTAGGCTTAAGTCTAATGATTAAGGGCTGGAAAGATGTGAATCTGCACACAAAGGCGCCGACTTTTTGTCACGGGATCAGCATGTTTTTGTCAACTTATGATCCCCATTATTTCAGAGTGTAACAGCACCCCCGGCCAGCGCCTCTCAGCCGGGGGTTCAAGCCAACAAAGCCGGCGGGCTCAGGGACAGGGGTAGGTGAATTCCTGGTGAATGGCCTCTATCGCTTCCAGTACCTCCGGGCTCAGGGTGACCTTTGCGGACCCTATGTTTTCCCGCAGCTGCTCCATGGATGTTGCTCCGATGATATTGCTGGTCACAAAGCTGCGGCTGTTCACGTAAGCCAGCGCCATCTGGACCGGAGACAATCCGTTCTGCCGAGCCAGCTCAACATAGGCCTGGGTGGCATCCATGCCACGACTGCCGGTGTAGCGGCTGAAACGCTCGTACAGGGTCATCCTGGCTTTTTCCGGCCACTTTCCTCCCAGATACTTGCCAGACAGCATGCCGAACGCCAACGGCGAATAGGCCAGCAAACCGGTCTGCTCCCGGTGGGCTATCTCTGCCATCCCCACCTCAAATGAACGATTCAGGAGGTTATAGGGATTCTGAATACTGGCCACCCTGGGCCAGCCCTTCTCTCCGGCCAGACGAAGGTACTCCATAGTGCCCCACGGCGTTTCATTGGACAGCCCGATGTGCCTGACCTTGCCGGCCCGCACCAGTTCATCCAGCGCCTCAAGTGTTTCCTCGATGGGCGTGAACGCCTCTTCCGGGTTGTGCTCGTAACCGAGCTTGCCGAAAAAGTTCGTGCTGCGATCCGGCCAGTGCACCTGGTACAGATCAATGTAGTCGGTCTGCAGGCGTTTCAGGCTGGCGTCGCAGGCCTCCAGTATGTGATCGCGGGTCAGGCGCGGACCATTGCGCAGGTACTTCAGTCCGTTGCCCGGCCCCGCCACTTTCGACGCAATTACCAGGTCGTTGCGGTTGCCCCTGCTGGCCAGCCAGTTTCCCAGATAGGTTTCGGTAAGCCCCTGGGTTTCGGCGCGAGGCGGCACCGGGTACAT
This region includes:
- a CDS encoding response regulator, with amino-acid sequence MDGVEQTNESWRILIVEDDERLAELTREYLESNGLTVSLETHGGAAVERIRNEQPDLVVLDLMLPGEDGLSICRRVRPFFSGPIIMLTARTDDLDQVLGLEMGADDYIGKPVKPRVLLARIRAMLRRVTENGSGSADEAGGEEPVRLQFNDLVVDRSMREAWLSEESIDLTSAEFDLLWLLASNAGRVLSREEIFTALRGIEYDGQDRSIDVRVSRIRPKIGDDPIHPRRIKTVRSKGYLFVKEA
- a CDS encoding GNAT family N-acetyltransferase, whose protein sequence is MTTQTAKARRSARRLKTDMTRCPRHVEAAQRLRYRVFSEEYGSDLGAQTPGIDADEFDAVCDHLIVTDLDSGELVATTRILHQNDTRDVGGFYSAGEFDLSALERLPGTIAELGRTCVHPDYRNGATISLLWSAVAEYLVERGVDYMIGCASIGMSDGGLKAWRIARHLQNEYLADPAFLVKPLRAMPHLTHTRDSDRPVDVPALIRAYMRLGARVCGEPCWDPDFRCADLLVVLEVSKLAGRYSRHFMRSAS
- a CDS encoding lysophospholipid acyltransferase family protein, which gives rise to MSWLRLCVRITAFIAFLAATTMLAAALRITEIVTRNAIDRTPWARFCFRWACRCLGLTIRQHGSPSDDTVLFVSNHISWSDIPILGSLAPIRFLSKAEVGQWPVIGWLARQAGTLFIRRGGGQARRVRDQVIGNLRAGDSVLIYPEGTTSAGLTVLPFHGLLLKAGPESRTPVQPITIAYRREGRPDHLAPFIGDDEFHHHLLRMLAKPSARVDVVFHEPVHPSEKIPAGEFAASLRETVLEGLTRIYRGEYDRPATECLRTGDDPGLPHLPSLHGGQRSPDQSTG
- a CDS encoding FKBP-type peptidyl-prolyl cis-trans isomerase, with amino-acid sequence MTASQARPDVFTVHYVLKNKIGELVDTSEGSEPLHFVYGSPEIIEGIQQAVKDRNVGDCLEVTVPPAMAYGEHKPELVRKVPRSLFEGIENLQIGMKFQTNTGDEAQIVQVVGIDGNLVKVDANHPLAGFTLYFDLEIVGRREATEDEVAQGRPLF
- a CDS encoding acetyl-CoA hydrolase/transferase C-terminal domain-containing protein, producing MAGDRGQLSNDVNACVDEVIRRVGKEITLGLPLGLGKPVRFVNALYQRAKDDPEIRLHIVTALSLLAPKGGSSLEKRFMGPFVERLYGRIPELAYARDVSANRLPENVQVSEFFFKAGSYLNNRSQQRHYVCTNYTHAVRDLMAVGVNVVAQMVSPGEAHGQPGQVSLSCNPDLTLDLIPLLREREAAGTPVALVAEMNQNLPWFGHHAAIEADRFDVLLDQPSGDYPLFSAPQMSVSPEDHLIGFYASTLLKDGGTLQVGIGSLGAALVHSAILRHSHNKAWRQVFDHLQVDQHFPVVREDGGTGPFEEGLYGCSEMMVDGFLYLMQEGILTREVYDHAGLQTLINRGDIPSEVSLATVDVLRREKLIDSPLRAKDVHWLVQHGIFKEAVEFKGGRLRIGDQSVEGDLDNPEARQAIETLILGERLTGGIAMHGGFYVGPEQFYQYLREMTDEQRAKICMTSVNFINHLYDHRFGDQKLKAAQRVHGRFINSAMMYTLNGAGVSDGLEDGRVVSGVGGQYNFVAMAHELPGARSILSLRSTRSSQGKVLSNIVFNYGHCTIPRHLRDIVITEYGIADLRGQSDEQVFLRLIRIADSRFQQELLKKAQKAGKVDPAFKLPADWCNNTPQAIRRAVAAAGDAGLFPPFPFGRDFTDEELTLGKALKGLKAATATRRGKLSTLLQALRARDDEGRYGSLLERMGLRNPSGLRDKLDQRLVIHGLQQLETPPDTGNSKT
- a CDS encoding NADP(H)-dependent aldo-keto reductase, with amino-acid sequence MQTRKLGKTDLDVTLICLGTMTWGEQNTEKEAFEQLDYAISEGINFIDAAEMYPVPPRAETQGLTETYLGNWLASRGNRNDLVIASKVAGPGNGLKYLRNGPRLTRDHILEACDASLKRLQTDYIDLYQVHWPDRSTNFFGKLGYEHNPEEAFTPIEETLEALDELVRAGKVRHIGLSNETPWGTMEYLRLAGEKGWPRVASIQNPYNLLNRSFEVGMAEIAHREQTGLLAYSPLAFGMLSGKYLGGKWPEKARMTLYERFSRYTGSRGMDATQAYVELARQNGLSPVQMALAYVNSRSFVTSNIIGATSMEQLRENIGSAKVTLSPEVLEAIEAIHQEFTYPCP